Proteins encoded within one genomic window of Deltaproteobacteria bacterium:
- a CDS encoding TlpA family protein disulfide reductase, which yields MKARVIKKTARGKIFMIFGTVLVAATLAAAVNAWPADLAVGNNAPDFSAFTVAGEKLSLHQLKGKTVFLAFWSSWCSTSREELAWLKKISDLYPSIVFLVVNSETETTGIKSLAFMRQIVEEWDLPVAIVVDRGKKIWNEYQIHDLPTSIIISNNGNIEFLETNFFWASADKFRGILNNMEGVSLNTP from the coding sequence ATGAAAGCAAGGGTAATAAAGAAGACGGCAAGGGGAAAGATTTTTATGATCTTCGGCACAGTGCTTGTGGCGGCCACCCTTGCGGCGGCGGTGAATGCATGGCCTGCTGATTTAGCCGTAGGTAACAATGCTCCGGATTTTTCAGCTTTTACGGTTGCCGGGGAGAAGTTGTCCCTTCACCAGTTGAAGGGCAAGACCGTGTTCCTGGCGTTCTGGTCCAGCTGGTGTTCAACCAGCCGGGAGGAACTTGCCTGGCTGAAGAAGATAAGCGATCTTTACCCTTCGATTGTGTTCCTGGTGGTAAATTCTGAAACAGAAACCACCGGAATCAAGTCCCTGGCGTTTATGAGGCAGATTGTCGAGGAATGGGACCTCCCGGTGGCTATAGTGGTCGATAGAGGGAAAAAGATCTGGAACGAGTATCAGATTCACGATCTGCCGACGAGCATTATTATCAGCAACAACGGTAATATCGAGTTTCTGGAGACAAACTTTTTCTGGGCTTCGGCAGATAAATTCAGAGGAATACTGAACAATATGGAAGGGGTTTCACTCAACACCCCTTAA
- a CDS encoding right-handed parallel beta-helix repeat-containing protein, with amino-acid sequence MPVRIAVFFLILAPVFASADPTILTEIVPKSREVSGEVAISEDLLIPEGVTLTFLPGTTVTIIPREGTRTDARFITTLTEISVRGTLSVPEGPVVFQPEGKTFRGSWAGIIMPASSSRVNLHGVKISGAKYGLLAIKGKAEIRDSSFSHNEIGIAVTPGAGVTEGSNTFDSNGTGTAAWFMETPMRDSKDRFSGNDEDALALTAPEGKILHRAMDPVIIPAPPGRREYLGQEALTEDTVWSGTVVIDGQVAVMPDVTLTIKAGTRVLFRFLDTNGDGIGESWIIAQGRVRVLGEEDAWVLFDAEDDKAGPGAWGALSIVASDAPDNLIRYALFRHGQRSFHAHFSKVRLEHVAFEDNLRGVQFQESEGLSINWGLFTGNQSAMRFRDSTVDLSNLVVRQNTSGINFLRARVRARNLLVEENTLESFLARESDTDISSSVFTRNRQGPRFKGEGETIRMWDIATINNLTEGISLMNVKAYILDSDLSDNGLTGLSVTDAEVSIGSSRIAGNGRFAVDNNGSTEVDARHNDWGKPGPPPDGIIYDGKDEEGIGMVLTDDPKSFTLAFPGQPLPAGTQPVHMLITGDVAVPSGRTVKLEPGAKVRFAPIPEDSLFDLYSDHPNFPSSELLVQGKIEAIGGTDDPITFSRAAPPEFVGAESQQLWGGINLTAGGGGHFRNCVISGASTGIHAREAGPVAIEQCILEDNEVGIRFSRTHVSITDNIFRHNEAGLRFHEFGGVVENNSFDSNGTAVFITKNPQEVILRNNIFRNSTDYHIKLGEHVSDDIRISGGVLEIPKGKQPGDLIFDRKDEDYLGKVTLEGVSLGGPR; translated from the coding sequence ATGCCTGTACGAATCGCAGTGTTTTTTCTGATCCTGGCCCCGGTTTTTGCATCGGCGGACCCTACCATTTTGACCGAGATAGTTCCCAAAAGCCGCGAAGTCTCAGGTGAGGTGGCTATTTCCGAGGACCTGTTGATCCCCGAGGGAGTCACGCTGACCTTCCTGCCGGGCACAACCGTCACGATCATCCCCAGGGAGGGGACAAGAACCGATGCGAGGTTTATTACCACCCTTACCGAGATCTCCGTGAGGGGAACACTCTCCGTGCCGGAAGGCCCGGTTGTCTTTCAGCCGGAGGGAAAAACATTTCGCGGATCGTGGGCGGGCATCATCATGCCGGCGTCATCCTCCCGCGTCAATCTTCACGGGGTGAAGATCTCCGGAGCAAAGTACGGGCTCCTCGCCATCAAGGGCAAGGCCGAGATCCGCGATTCCAGCTTCTCTCACAACGAGATCGGTATTGCCGTAACCCCTGGCGCAGGTGTCACCGAGGGTTCCAACACATTCGATTCCAACGGGACCGGAACCGCGGCATGGTTCATGGAAACCCCCATGAGGGATTCGAAGGACCGGTTCAGCGGCAATGATGAGGACGCCCTCGCCCTGACCGCACCGGAGGGTAAGATCCTCCACAGGGCCATGGATCCGGTGATCATTCCCGCACCGCCCGGGAGGAGGGAATACCTGGGGCAGGAGGCCCTCACCGAGGACACAGTGTGGTCCGGGACCGTTGTCATAGACGGTCAGGTAGCCGTGATGCCGGACGTGACGCTGACGATCAAGGCGGGAACCAGGGTCCTCTTTCGCTTCCTGGACACGAACGGAGACGGCATCGGGGAAAGCTGGATCATCGCGCAGGGTCGCGTCCGGGTCCTCGGCGAGGAAGATGCCTGGGTCCTGTTCGACGCCGAGGATGATAAGGCAGGCCCCGGAGCCTGGGGAGCCCTTAGCATCGTCGCCTCCGACGCCCCGGATAATCTGATCCGCTATGCTCTCTTCAGACATGGGCAAAGGTCCTTTCACGCCCATTTTTCCAAGGTGCGTCTGGAACACGTGGCCTTCGAGGACAATCTCAGAGGGGTCCAGTTCCAGGAATCGGAGGGGCTCTCCATCAACTGGGGATTATTCACCGGCAACCAGAGCGCCATGCGCTTTCGGGACTCCACCGTTGACCTCTCCAACCTTGTCGTCCGGCAAAACACCTCCGGCATCAACTTCCTGCGGGCCAGGGTCAGGGCCCGGAACCTTCTCGTCGAGGAAAACACCCTGGAGAGTTTCCTCGCCAGGGAGTCGGATACAGACATTTCCAGCTCGGTATTCACCCGCAACCGCCAGGGCCCCAGGTTCAAGGGGGAGGGTGAGACGATCCGGATGTGGGACATTGCCACGATCAACAACCTGACCGAGGGAATTTCCCTCATGAATGTGAAGGCTTATATCCTGGATTCGGACCTTTCAGACAATGGCCTTACCGGACTGTCGGTGACGGATGCCGAAGTAAGCATCGGTTCGAGCCGCATCGCCGGAAACGGCCGTTTTGCCGTTGACAACAATGGTTCCACGGAGGTCGACGCCCGCCACAACGATTGGGGAAAACCCGGTCCACCCCCCGACGGGATCATCTACGACGGGAAAGACGAGGAGGGGATAGGGATGGTCCTGACGGATGATCCGAAATCCTTCACTCTGGCTTTCCCGGGCCAACCACTGCCTGCCGGCACCCAGCCGGTCCACATGCTCATAACAGGGGACGTCGCCGTACCGTCCGGACGAACCGTCAAACTTGAACCCGGAGCCAAGGTCCGTTTCGCCCCCATCCCGGAGGACTCCCTTTTCGATCTTTATTCGGATCATCCCAATTTTCCATCCTCGGAACTCCTGGTCCAGGGCAAAATAGAAGCCATCGGGGGGACCGATGATCCCATTACCTTTTCGCGCGCCGCCCCTCCGGAATTCGTGGGCGCCGAATCGCAGCAGTTATGGGGAGGAATCAACCTCACCGCCGGAGGGGGAGGGCATTTCAGAAACTGTGTGATCTCCGGGGCTTCCACAGGGATACACGCCCGAGAGGCCGGTCCTGTAGCTATTGAACAATGTATCCTGGAAGACAACGAGGTGGGAATTCGATTCTCCAGAACCCATGTCTCCATCACGGACAACATCTTCCGGCACAATGAGGCGGGCCTCCGGTTCCACGAATTTGGAGGGGTAGTTGAGAACAACTCCTTCGACTCCAATGGGACAGCTGTCTTCATCACAAAAAACCCCCAGGAAGTCATCCTGCGAAACAACATCTTCCGGAACAGCACTGATTACCACATAAAGCTTGGGGAACACGTGTCAGATGACATAAGGATTTCGGGCGGGGTTTTGGAGATTCCGAAGGGTAAACAACCGGGGGATCTCATCTTCGACCGGAAGGACGAGGATTACCTTGGGAAAGTCACTTTGGAGGGGGTTTCCCTGGGCGGACCCCGATAG
- the polX gene encoding DNA polymerase/3'-5' exonuclease PolX, giving the protein MDKRAVSNALDEAATLMELGGDNPFRVRAYRNASRTVLGLPVDLAEAVEDGSILSVKGIGKNIAEHIRELLASDRPPFLVELRSRFPAGVLEMLRIPGLGPRKIRILMDKLGVGSVGELEYACRENRLLDLPGFGKKTQENILKGIAGLTAYAGRYLAVNVQREADVIVGALHSAKGAVKVSVAGSLRRRKEVVKDMDLLASGDAEGLMDAVASHPLVDEVTARGDTKLTARLGSGVNLDLRVVPDHSFPYALQHFTGSKEHNIALRGRAVSMGLKSSEYGLFKGERNIPCGDEAGIYERLGLTYIPPELREAMGEIEAAEKGELPRLIEPEDIQGALHVHTVASDGSATMEEMIDAARKLGLSYLGITEHSQSARYARGLDRDRVREEWDGIDRINAGLEGFTVLKGIESDILPDGSLDYPDDILASFDFVMGSVHSSFTMPEDRMTERICRALENPYLDILGHPTGRLLLTREPYPVDMERVLECAAANGKAIELNAHPYRLDLDWRLMPRAKALGIRIAICPDAHGTEDLLYTLTGVGAARKGWMEKEDVLNCMGAEELKSWFAKRRERLMTS; this is encoded by the coding sequence ATGGACAAACGCGCTGTCTCAAATGCCCTGGATGAGGCCGCCACCCTCATGGAGCTTGGCGGCGACAACCCGTTCCGGGTGCGGGCCTATCGGAATGCCTCAAGGACCGTCCTGGGTCTTCCTGTTGACCTGGCCGAAGCGGTGGAGGACGGCTCCATTCTGAGCGTCAAGGGCATCGGCAAGAATATTGCGGAACACATCAGGGAACTCCTCGCATCCGACAGGCCTCCATTTCTCGTTGAGTTGCGATCACGCTTTCCCGCGGGCGTCCTGGAGATGCTCCGAATCCCCGGCCTTGGCCCCAGAAAGATCCGCATCCTCATGGATAAGCTGGGGGTCGGATCGGTAGGCGAACTGGAATACGCCTGCCGGGAAAACCGGCTCCTGGATCTACCCGGCTTCGGAAAGAAGACCCAGGAGAACATCCTCAAAGGGATCGCGGGATTGACGGCCTACGCCGGACGATACCTTGCCGTCAATGTCCAGCGGGAGGCCGACGTTATCGTTGGGGCCCTGCATTCGGCCAAGGGGGCGGTCAAGGTAAGCGTGGCCGGGAGCCTTCGCCGACGCAAGGAGGTGGTCAAGGACATGGACCTGCTGGCCTCCGGGGATGCCGAAGGGCTCATGGACGCCGTAGCCTCCCATCCACTTGTGGATGAGGTCACCGCCCGGGGGGACACCAAGCTTACGGCCCGTCTCGGCTCAGGGGTGAACCTTGACCTTCGGGTGGTTCCTGACCACTCCTTTCCATACGCCCTCCAGCACTTCACCGGCAGCAAGGAGCACAATATCGCTCTCAGGGGACGGGCTGTTTCCATGGGGCTCAAGTCCAGCGAGTACGGCCTGTTCAAGGGAGAAAGGAATATCCCGTGCGGGGATGAGGCCGGGATCTACGAAAGGCTTGGGCTCACCTATATCCCCCCGGAACTCAGGGAGGCCATGGGGGAGATCGAGGCGGCGGAAAAGGGCGAACTCCCCAGGCTGATTGAGCCCGAGGACATTCAGGGCGCCCTCCACGTCCACACTGTCGCTAGCGACGGTTCGGCAACCATGGAGGAAATGATCGACGCGGCAAGGAAACTCGGGCTTTCCTACCTGGGAATCACGGAACACTCACAATCGGCCCGGTACGCCAGGGGACTCGATCGGGACCGGGTTAGGGAGGAGTGGGATGGCATCGACAGGATCAACGCCGGGCTCGAGGGATTTACCGTCCTCAAGGGGATTGAATCAGATATTCTGCCGGATGGTTCCCTGGATTACCCCGATGACATCCTGGCTTCTTTCGACTTCGTCATGGGCTCCGTGCATTCCAGCTTCACTATGCCGGAGGACCGGATGACGGAGCGCATCTGCCGGGCACTGGAGAATCCGTATCTGGATATCCTGGGACACCCCACGGGCAGGCTTCTCCTCACCCGGGAGCCCTACCCGGTGGATATGGAAAGGGTTCTTGAGTGCGCGGCGGCAAACGGCAAGGCCATCGAACTCAATGCCCACCCCTACCGGCTCGACCTGGACTGGCGTCTCATGCCCCGGGCGAAGGCCCTGGGCATCAGGATCGCCATCTGTCCGGACGCCCATGGGACGGAGGATCTCCTTTACACCCTAACCGGGGTGGGCGCGGCCAGGAAGGGGTGGATGGAAAAGGAGGATGTCCTGAACTGCATGGGTGCGGAAGAGTTGAAATCCTGGTTTGCAAAGAGGAGAGAAAGGTTGATGACCTCGTAA
- a CDS encoding metal ABC transporter ATP-binding protein: MNVNDNNPLISLENVSISFGADLILDHVSLKVNRGDFLALIGPNGSGKTTLIKSILGLLRPDEGTVRIMGKAIKDFKEWDRIGYVPQQATDMDPLFPASVREIVAMGLIPGRRFPRFFKPGDRKAVERALDLVGMQGYGSRRIGALSGGQQQRVFIARALVSGPSILILDEPTAGVDASSQTRFYDMLGNLNRDDGLTLILVTHDIGVITRYVHQVACLNQQLVFHGTHEEFCSSTQAASLFGPDFHLICHRH, from the coding sequence TTGAATGTGAATGACAACAACCCTCTCATATCGCTGGAAAACGTCTCCATAAGTTTCGGCGCCGATCTTATACTGGATCATGTTTCCCTGAAGGTGAATCGTGGAGATTTTCTCGCACTCATCGGACCAAACGGCTCCGGTAAAACGACTCTCATAAAGTCCATATTGGGGCTGCTCCGGCCCGACGAGGGGACTGTCAGGATCATGGGGAAGGCGATCAAGGATTTTAAGGAATGGGATCGCATTGGATACGTACCTCAGCAAGCCACGGACATGGATCCTCTCTTCCCCGCCTCGGTCCGCGAGATCGTGGCAATGGGACTTATTCCCGGAAGGCGGTTTCCCCGCTTCTTCAAACCCGGCGACAGGAAAGCCGTGGAAAGGGCGCTGGATCTGGTTGGCATGCAGGGCTACGGATCACGCCGTATCGGTGCACTGTCCGGAGGCCAGCAACAGAGGGTATTCATCGCCAGGGCGCTGGTGTCAGGCCCATCCATTCTCATCCTGGATGAACCGACTGCCGGTGTTGACGCATCGAGCCAGACCAGATTCTACGACATGTTGGGAAACCTGAACCGGGATGATGGCCTTACGTTGATCCTGGTAACCCACGATATCGGGGTGATCACCCGGTACGTACATCAGGTTGCCTGTCTGAATCAGCAGCTCGTTTTTCACGGCACTCACGAGGAATTCTGCAGCTCGACCCAGGCCGCCAGCCTCTTCGGCCCCGACTTTCATCTCATCTGCCACAGGCATTAG
- a CDS encoding zinc ABC transporter solute-binding protein: MIPALIILSFIIWPQTCFAGTGRLSVVTSVFPLYEFSRATAGQSADVYLLVPPGAEPHTWEPKPSDINRIREANLFVFMGHEMEPWVSGILRSLRGSGPRILEASRGLTSPSENSSMGPHLWLDLSLSGKMVGRIEGALVGLDPASGAVYRKNAAIYREELRKLDDLFRAGLSRCNKSIFVFGGHSAFGYLARRYGLEQIPVYGISPNAEPSPRHVVRIIKTVRKNHLKVIYFEDLVNPRLAQVIARETGAETMPLYPAGNVTALQWKEGVTFLDLMKLNLANLRQGLECE; encoded by the coding sequence ATGATCCCGGCGCTTATCATCCTTTCCTTTATCATCTGGCCACAGACGTGTTTCGCCGGGACGGGACGGTTATCCGTCGTCACCTCGGTTTTCCCTTTGTATGAATTTTCCCGGGCAACGGCCGGCCAATCTGCAGACGTCTATCTCCTCGTCCCCCCTGGAGCTGAACCCCATACATGGGAGCCGAAACCCAGCGACATCAACCGGATCAGGGAGGCTAATCTTTTTGTCTTCATGGGGCATGAAATGGAGCCATGGGTGTCGGGTATCCTGAGGTCGCTTCGCGGCAGCGGACCCAGGATTCTGGAAGCGTCCAGAGGCCTGACTTCCCCGTCGGAAAACTCCTCCATGGGCCCGCACTTATGGCTGGATCTCTCCTTGTCCGGCAAAATGGTAGGGCGCATCGAGGGCGCCCTCGTCGGCCTGGATCCCGCGTCCGGGGCGGTTTACCGGAAAAACGCCGCCATATACAGGGAAGAACTGAGGAAACTGGACGACCTTTTCAGGGCCGGCCTTTCGAGGTGCAATAAGAGCATATTTGTCTTCGGGGGACATTCCGCCTTCGGATATCTCGCACGCAGGTACGGGCTTGAGCAGATCCCGGTATACGGCATCAGCCCCAATGCTGAACCAAGCCCCCGCCATGTCGTCCGGATTATCAAGACCGTTCGGAAGAACCATCTGAAAGTGATATATTTCGAGGATCTGGTGAACCCGAGGCTTGCCCAGGTCATCGCCCGGGAAACGGGAGCTGAGACCATGCCCCTGTATCCCGCCGGCAACGTCACTGCGCTGCAGTGGAAAGAGGGCGTCACGTTCCTGGATCTCATGAAGCTCAACCTCGCCAATCTCAGGCAGGGGCTTGAATGTGAATGA
- the nth gene encoding endonuclease III, with the protein MKETFQDKKKRISGIDRILSGLYADGTALHYENTLQLLIATILSAQCTDERVNRVTPGLFEKYPDASAFAGADLTELEEDIHSTGFFRQKAKSIKGCCEILVRDHGGKVPSSLEEMVRLPGVGRKTANLVLGIAEGVPGVVVDTHVKRVAFRMGLTDSRDPERVERDLNALLPEDRWLPFSSELIFLGRDKCAARKTKCDECPVEKLCLKIGV; encoded by the coding sequence ATGAAAGAGACCTTCCAGGATAAGAAAAAACGTATATCAGGGATCGACAGGATTCTTTCCGGCCTGTACGCGGACGGTACGGCCCTTCACTACGAAAATACCCTCCAGCTATTGATTGCCACCATCCTTTCGGCCCAGTGCACCGACGAACGGGTCAACAGGGTTACACCGGGCCTGTTCGAGAAATACCCCGACGCGTCCGCCTTTGCCGGGGCGGACCTGACCGAGCTGGAGGAGGACATTCACTCCACGGGATTCTTCCGGCAGAAGGCGAAGTCCATAAAAGGGTGCTGTGAGATCCTTGTCAGGGACCATGGCGGGAAGGTGCCCTCATCGTTAGAGGAGATGGTCCGGCTTCCGGGGGTGGGGCGAAAGACCGCCAACCTGGTGTTGGGTATCGCCGAGGGGGTGCCGGGTGTCGTGGTGGACACCCACGTCAAGCGTGTTGCCTTCCGCATGGGTCTGACGGACAGCAGGGACCCGGAGAGGGTCGAGAGGGACCTGAACGCCCTGCTTCCCGAGGATCGGTGGCTCCCCTTTTCCAGCGAACTCATTTTCCTGGGAAGGGACAAGTGCGCGGCGAGGAAGACGAAGTGCGACGAATGTCCGGTGGAAAAACTCTGTTTAAAAATCGGGGTGTAG
- a CDS encoding metal ABC transporter permease, whose protein sequence is MEILTFGFMQRALLSGVLIGLACSMLGVFLILRRDAMIGHGLAHVTFGGVAIGLFLGISPLAAALVVAVLSSIFILRIRDRAGVYGDTAIGIVSSVGMGLGIVIVGLSGKFSVELFSYLFGNILAIGVWEVMVSAILAAAVLTAIILNYNELVFSAFDHELARASGLKVDRLDGLLAVLTAVTVVLAMKVVGLLLVAALIVIPAATGLQLASRFRMAIIFSGIAGVVSVLGGLFTAYYLDLPASGAIVLLATLFFLISMAAGRAFRLRG, encoded by the coding sequence ATGGAGATTCTCACCTTCGGTTTCATGCAGCGCGCCCTTCTCTCCGGGGTACTTATCGGCCTCGCATGTTCAATGCTGGGGGTCTTCCTGATCCTTCGACGGGACGCCATGATCGGTCACGGACTCGCCCATGTTACCTTCGGGGGGGTTGCCATAGGGCTTTTCCTCGGCATCTCTCCCCTGGCCGCGGCGCTGGTGGTTGCGGTTCTCAGCTCGATCTTCATCCTCCGGATCCGGGACAGGGCGGGCGTCTATGGGGATACCGCCATCGGTATCGTCTCCAGTGTGGGAATGGGCCTGGGTATTGTCATCGTCGGCCTGTCCGGAAAATTCAGCGTCGAGCTTTTCAGCTACCTTTTCGGCAATATTCTCGCCATCGGGGTGTGGGAGGTCATGGTGTCGGCGATCCTGGCGGCGGCCGTTCTGACGGCAATCATTCTGAACTACAACGAGCTCGTTTTCAGCGCCTTCGACCACGAGCTGGCCCGGGCGTCCGGGCTCAAGGTGGACCGTCTGGACGGTCTCCTGGCCGTTCTGACGGCGGTCACCGTGGTCCTCGCCATGAAGGTGGTGGGGCTCCTCCTGGTCGCCGCCCTTATTGTCATTCCGGCCGCCACAGGCCTTCAACTGGCATCCCGGTTTCGCATGGCCATAATCTTTTCGGGCATCGCCGGGGTCGTCTCGGTCCTGGGAGGCCTGTTCACAGCGTACTACCTGGACCTGCCGGCATCGGGGGCCATCGTTCTACTTGCTACCCTTTTCTTCCT
- the mraZ gene encoding division/cell wall cluster transcriptional repressor MraZ — MNPILFRGRFEHTIDDKGRMAIPAKFRDAIAENHNGRLIITNLPHCLVIYTPDKWEILESKASRLSTLKANVQGFLRYFYSGATECEMDKQGRILVPPTLRKAAGLGKQVVLAGMLHKIEIWSLERWDEEIQRAVDNFDQIAEELADFGL; from the coding sequence GTGAACCCAATTCTATTTCGTGGCCGTTTTGAACATACCATTGACGATAAAGGTCGTATGGCCATTCCCGCCAAGTTCAGGGACGCCATCGCAGAAAACCACAACGGCCGGCTCATCATTACTAATTTACCACATTGTCTGGTCATTTACACGCCCGACAAATGGGAAATTCTGGAATCAAAAGCGAGCCGGCTGTCAACGCTTAAAGCCAATGTCCAGGGATTTCTCCGTTACTTCTACTCCGGCGCTACCGAGTGCGAAATGGATAAGCAGGGAAGGATCCTCGTGCCTCCCACCCTTCGAAAGGCCGCCGGGCTGGGTAAGCAGGTCGTCCTGGCCGGAATGCTCCATAAGATCGAGATCTGGAGTCTGGAGCGATGGGATGAGGAGATCCAGCGGGCGGTGGATAATTTCGATCAAATAGCTGAAGAACTGGCCGATTTCGGCCTGTAG
- the rsmH gene encoding 16S rRNA (cytosine(1402)-N(4))-methyltransferase RsmH: MAGYKAGQGHIPVLLEELLRELRIREGAVYLDGTVGEGGHSAAILTRFAGTRIIGLDRDSEILELAGKRLREFEGRVHLRRADFRNAGVELEKAGVGMVDGIILDLGVSSRQLESGRRGFSFQHDGPLDMRMDLSGSLTAEDVVNEYSPADLKKILSRYGEERQAAEITKAIVRSRQKKRIRGTRELAEIIETAMRGGNRFRIHPATRSFQALRIEVNDELRALEDAIPDCVEHLVSGGRMAVISFHSLEDRIVKRTFRDLENPCRCPAKFPMCVCGEKPKGKVVTRRPLVPGEDEILANPRSRSAKMRVFERLMTSQ, translated from the coding sequence ATGGCAGGTTACAAGGCCGGGCAAGGCCACATACCGGTCCTACTGGAGGAACTCCTCAGGGAGCTTCGAATCCGGGAGGGAGCCGTGTATCTGGATGGGACGGTTGGCGAAGGAGGGCACTCTGCAGCCATCCTGACCCGATTCGCGGGTACACGGATTATCGGCCTCGACAGGGATTCTGAAATCCTTGAGTTGGCCGGGAAAAGGCTAAGGGAATTTGAAGGAAGGGTACATCTTCGCCGGGCTGACTTCAGAAACGCAGGGGTCGAACTGGAAAAGGCCGGGGTAGGAATGGTGGACGGTATCATCCTGGATCTGGGGGTATCGAGCCGGCAGCTCGAAAGCGGCAGGAGGGGTTTTTCCTTCCAGCACGACGGTCCCCTGGATATGCGCATGGATCTCTCCGGATCCCTGACGGCTGAGGATGTAGTCAACGAATACTCTCCAGCGGATCTAAAAAAAATTCTGTCGCGCTATGGGGAGGAAAGACAGGCGGCCGAAATAACGAAGGCAATAGTAAGAAGCCGTCAAAAGAAACGGATCCGCGGCACCAGGGAATTGGCTGAAATCATCGAGACCGCCATGAGAGGAGGAAACCGATTCCGGATTCACCCCGCGACACGATCCTTCCAGGCCCTGCGGATAGAGGTTAACGACGAATTGAGAGCCCTGGAAGATGCCATCCCCGACTGCGTTGAGCACCTGGTTTCAGGCGGACGCATGGCAGTCATATCTTTCCATTCACTGGAGGACAGGATTGTAAAAAGAACGTTCAGGGATCTGGAAAACCCTTGCCGGTGTCCCGCGAAATTCCCCATGTGCGTGTGCGGCGAAAAACCGAAAGGGAAGGTCGTGACCAGGCGCCCCCTCGTGCCCGGTGAGGATGAGATCCTCGCCAACCCCAGGAGCAGGAGTGCCAAAATGCGTGTTTTTGAAAGGTTGATGACCTCTCAATGA